A section of the Mesobacillus jeotgali genome encodes:
- a CDS encoding DUF84 family protein, giving the protein MKVAIGSKNPAKINAVKEAFKDTDVEIISIDAESGVSDQPMSDEETIRGAVNRAKQSAEKAEAEIGIGLEGGVQQTPFGLMLCNWGALSVKGMDPIIAGGARIPLPDEVAQQLLAGAELGPVMDEYSRKRNVRSNEGAIGIFTNGQINRSEMFTHVMKLLAGQYEYKTK; this is encoded by the coding sequence ATGAAAGTGGCAATAGGTTCAAAAAATCCGGCAAAAATAAACGCCGTAAAGGAAGCATTTAAAGATACAGATGTTGAGATCATCTCAATCGATGCTGAATCGGGTGTGAGCGACCAGCCGATGTCCGATGAGGAAACCATCAGAGGAGCAGTCAACAGGGCAAAACAGTCTGCTGAAAAAGCAGAAGCTGAAATCGGCATCGGACTTGAAGGTGGTGTCCAGCAAACTCCATTTGGATTGATGCTTTGCAACTGGGGGGCATTGTCAGTAAAAGGAATGGACCCAATCATTGCCGGGGGAGCCAGGATTCCGCTTCCGGATGAAGTCGCTCAGCAATTATTGGCAGGGGCTGAGCTGGGCCCAGTAATGGACGAGTATTCCAGGAAACGGAATGTGAGAAGTAATGAAGGGGCCATTGGGATTTTTACAAATGGACAAATCAACCGCAGTGAAATGTTCACTCATGTCATGAAATTGCTCGCTGGACAATATGAATATAAAACTAAATGA
- a CDS encoding phosphotransferase family protein yields the protein MEHLFGQDWEIVPAGGATGAAYFAQHEEQRLFLKRNSSPFLAVLSAEGIVPKLVWTKRLENGDVITAQQWMNGSELKPGDMNNDRVAKLLKKIHASDPLLGMLTRLGKSPLKPEMFLHALKEDLDEELRSKPAVIQAMDFLSENVSHVDSSEKVVCHCDVNHNNWLLTEDNQLYLIDWDGAMIADPAIDLGLLLYSYIPLEEWEAWLDKYGISLTENLRQRMKWYALAQSLSSIQWHKNQNRIPEMEKWIDFLKAII from the coding sequence TTGGAACATTTATTTGGACAGGATTGGGAGATCGTTCCTGCTGGCGGCGCAACCGGTGCTGCCTATTTTGCACAGCATGAAGAACAAAGGCTGTTTTTAAAACGAAATTCATCCCCTTTTCTTGCTGTACTCTCAGCAGAAGGAATCGTACCCAAGCTTGTTTGGACTAAAAGGTTAGAAAACGGAGATGTTATAACGGCGCAGCAATGGATGAATGGGAGTGAGCTGAAGCCCGGGGATATGAACAATGACCGTGTGGCCAAGCTTTTAAAGAAAATCCACGCATCAGACCCGCTTCTTGGGATGCTTACAAGGCTTGGAAAAAGCCCGCTGAAACCCGAAATGTTCCTGCATGCCCTTAAAGAGGACTTGGATGAGGAGCTTCGGTCGAAGCCGGCAGTCATTCAGGCCATGGATTTCCTTTCTGAAAACGTCAGCCATGTCGACTCTTCCGAAAAGGTTGTCTGCCATTGCGACGTGAATCATAACAACTGGCTGCTTACTGAAGACAACCAGTTGTATTTGATTGATTGGGATGGGGCGATGATTGCTGATCCTGCCATTGATCTTGGACTTCTCCTTTACTCATACATACCATTGGAGGAGTGGGAAGCCTGGCTGGACAAGTACGGCATCAGCCTGACGGAGAACCTCAGGCAGCGGATGAAATGGTATGCATTAGCCCAATCGCTTTCTTCGATTCAATGGCATAAAAACCAAAACCGCATTCCAGAGATGGAAAAGTGGATTGACTTTTTAAAGGCAATTATTTAA
- a CDS encoding PepSY domain-containing protein, translated as MNWKAFILGVGAGLAGAYAVKELASQKETVSAEKVLNDAKAAFKKSGPISGSWINMTVEPYSKTPIEYKVYKGGISRNVNGEVEQYEFIADAATGTILDAYPLN; from the coding sequence ATGAACTGGAAAGCCTTTATCCTCGGCGTTGGTGCCGGCCTGGCTGGTGCATATGCTGTAAAAGAACTCGCTTCACAAAAAGAAACTGTCTCAGCTGAAAAAGTATTGAATGATGCAAAGGCCGCTTTTAAAAAATCCGGGCCCATCAGCGGTTCATGGATCAATATGACAGTTGAACCTTATTCCAAAACGCCAATTGAATACAAGGTTTACAAAGGCGGAATCTCACGAAATGTTAACGGCGAGGTCGAGCAATATGAGTTTATCGCAGACGCGGCGACTGGAACCATATTGGATGCCTACCCTTTAAATTAA
- the trmB gene encoding tRNA (guanosine(46)-N7)-methyltransferase TrmB, with the protein MRLRNKPWAKDKLQEYSNYVIQDPEQQRGQWGKVFEKDQPLHIEIGTGKGQFITGMAKANPDINYIGIELQESVIVSALDKLIEEELPNCKLMNVNGAELAKYFESGDVSRVYLNFSDPWPKTRHEKRRLTFKSFLEVYESILVKNGEIHFKTDNQGLFEYSLISFSHYGMKLNFVSLDLHKSDYEGNIMTEYEEKFSSRGSRIYRCEVQFQSK; encoded by the coding sequence ATGAGACTAAGAAACAAGCCTTGGGCTAAAGATAAATTGCAGGAATACTCGAATTATGTGATCCAGGACCCTGAGCAGCAGCGGGGACAATGGGGCAAGGTTTTTGAAAAAGACCAGCCGCTCCATATCGAAATTGGTACTGGGAAAGGCCAATTCATCACGGGTATGGCCAAAGCTAATCCAGACATTAACTATATTGGGATTGAGTTGCAGGAAAGCGTCATTGTCAGCGCCTTGGACAAGCTGATTGAGGAAGAGCTTCCAAACTGCAAGCTGATGAATGTCAACGGTGCTGAGCTTGCCAAGTATTTCGAAAGCGGGGACGTCAGCCGGGTTTATTTGAACTTCTCCGATCCATGGCCAAAAACCCGCCATGAAAAAAGAAGACTGACGTTCAAATCTTTCCTTGAAGTTTATGAATCCATCCTTGTTAAAAATGGCGAGATTCATTTCAAGACTGATAATCAGGGATTATTTGAGTACTCACTGATTAGCTTTTCGCATTATGGCATGAAGCTGAACTTTGTCAGCCTTGACCTGCACAAGAGTGATTACGAAGGTAACATCATGACGGAGTATGAGGAGAAATTCTCCTCAAGAGGCAGTCGGATATACCGTTGTGAAGTGCAATTTCAATCTAAATAA
- a CDS encoding M42 family metallopeptidase has protein sequence MNEQTLSLFKTLTELPGAPGNEHAVRKFMREQLEQYSDELIQDKLGSVFGVKKGNPDGPKIMVAGHMDEVGFMVTSITKNGMIRFQTLGGWWSQVLLAQRVQIITNNGPVTGVIGSIPPHLLDESKRNKPMEIKNMLIDIGADDKEDAIRIGIKPGQPILPICPFTPMANEKKILAKAWDNRYGCGLAIELLKETKDIQLPNTLYSGATVQEEVGLRGAQTAANMIDPDIFFALDASPANDMSGDKNEFGQLGKGTLLRILDRSMVTHRGMREFILDMAETHDIPYQYFVSQGGTDAGRVHTSNQGIPSAVIGICSRYIHTAASMIHVDDYAAAKELLIKLVKAADKTTVETIKNNS, from the coding sequence ATGAACGAGCAAACTTTAAGCCTGTTTAAAACATTGACAGAATTACCTGGTGCACCAGGCAATGAGCATGCAGTCCGCAAATTCATGCGTGAGCAGCTGGAACAGTATTCTGATGAATTGATCCAGGATAAATTGGGAAGTGTGTTCGGAGTAAAAAAAGGCAATCCGGATGGACCGAAAATCATGGTTGCCGGCCATATGGATGAAGTCGGTTTCATGGTGACTTCCATTACGAAAAACGGGATGATTAGATTCCAGACACTTGGCGGCTGGTGGAGCCAGGTGCTTTTGGCACAGCGTGTCCAGATCATCACGAACAATGGACCGGTTACTGGTGTAATCGGCTCGATCCCTCCTCATCTGCTCGATGAATCAAAACGGAATAAACCAATGGAAATCAAGAATATGCTGATCGATATCGGTGCAGATGATAAAGAAGATGCAATCAGAATCGGAATCAAACCGGGACAGCCAATCTTGCCGATCTGTCCATTCACCCCGATGGCAAACGAGAAGAAGATTCTCGCAAAAGCATGGGATAACCGTTATGGCTGCGGCCTGGCGATTGAATTGTTGAAAGAAACAAAGGACATCCAATTGCCAAATACGCTATACTCCGGTGCGACAGTCCAGGAAGAAGTCGGATTAAGAGGCGCACAGACTGCTGCGAATATGATTGATCCAGACATTTTCTTTGCGCTTGACGCAAGCCCGGCGAATGATATGTCAGGAGACAAAAATGAATTCGGCCAGCTTGGCAAGGGAACATTACTAAGAATTCTTGACCGTTCGATGGTCACTCATCGCGGCATGAGAGAGTTCATCCTGGATATGGCTGAAACACATGATATTCCTTACCAGTATTTTGTTTCCCAGGGTGGAACCGATGCTGGAAGAGTCCATACTTCCAATCAGGGAATCCCGAGTGCGGTCATCGGTATCTGCTCACGATACATCCATACAGCAGCATCCATGATCCATGTTGATGACTATGCAGCAGCAAAGGAACTGCTTATCAAGCTTGTTAAGGCAGCAGATAAGACAACAGTGGAAACAATCAAAAACAATAGCTAA
- the pulA gene encoding type I pullulanase encodes MIAIERKFYAYLDQMDIITVLLPYSYFEGDSNEFRLQGEDVDLPMAIRDKVFLEDTVKYICFTSVRPEIGKPYKIIDGHGGETDLQIGAVIRTEEFDTLFFYDGTDLGVSYAKEKTIFKVWAPTAAKIRLKLFRDAQHNPEFINMERVEKGIWSITVDRNLELYRYSFLVCFNLEWREAVDPYAIALTVNGEYGVVIDPVKARGANSDISPVSRPVGAIIYEAHIRDLTMHPNSGTARKGTYLGAAEIDTRTPMGEMTGLSYIKELGVTHIELLPFNDFEGVDELDRSSSYNWGYNPVHYNVPDGSYATDPADPYNRIIELKQLISAIHKMGMGVIMDVVYNHVYIREDSPFEKIVPGYYFRHDDNGLPSNGTGVGNDIASERLMARKYIVDSVLYWLQEYHLDGFRFDLMGILDIETMAAVRKAVAEMKPDVLIIGEGWDLNTPLPGDRKANIANQAKLPGIGQFNDWFRDSIKGSTFNTYDKGYALGNDRYLEAAKQVMAGSIGIGKRNGLFLQPAQSVNYIESHDNHTLWDKLKICNSDQDEAILKKQHRLATSMVLLAQGIPFLHSGQEFFRTKKGIGNSYRSPDEINWLDWDLRDDNRDNVDYIKGIIEIRKSNQAFRLGDSEEIRSKMSFWPLPAPLMGYEIKAEQWEKIIVLINPSMDQQLVELSEEAKWNVLADHENASAMPFRHIEGNKVLLEPCSLFIAAK; translated from the coding sequence ATGATTGCCATTGAAAGGAAATTTTACGCCTATCTTGATCAAATGGATATAATTACTGTTTTGCTTCCTTATTCATATTTTGAAGGTGACTCGAATGAGTTCAGGCTCCAGGGAGAGGACGTTGATTTGCCTATGGCAATCCGGGATAAGGTATTCCTTGAGGATACAGTGAAATATATCTGTTTTACCAGTGTCAGGCCAGAAATAGGCAAACCCTATAAAATAATAGATGGGCATGGCGGTGAAACCGACCTCCAAATAGGAGCGGTCATCCGAACGGAGGAATTCGATACCTTATTTTTTTACGATGGAACGGACCTAGGGGTCAGCTATGCAAAAGAAAAGACAATTTTCAAAGTATGGGCCCCAACCGCTGCGAAAATCAGGCTGAAGCTATTCAGGGATGCTCAGCATAATCCTGAGTTTATTAATATGGAACGGGTTGAAAAAGGTATTTGGAGCATTACAGTAGACAGGAATCTGGAACTTTATCGCTATTCTTTCCTGGTCTGTTTCAATCTCGAATGGAGAGAGGCGGTTGATCCTTATGCAATTGCATTAACGGTCAATGGTGAATATGGTGTTGTGATCGACCCGGTCAAAGCGCGGGGGGCGAACAGTGATATTTCGCCAGTGAGCCGTCCGGTGGGTGCGATTATCTATGAAGCTCATATCAGGGACTTGACGATGCATCCAAACAGTGGAACAGCAAGGAAAGGGACGTATTTGGGCGCTGCTGAAATCGATACGAGGACTCCGATGGGGGAGATGACTGGGTTATCTTATATCAAGGAGCTCGGTGTCACTCATATTGAGCTTCTTCCATTCAATGATTTCGAAGGAGTTGACGAACTGGATCGAAGCAGTTCCTATAACTGGGGTTATAATCCTGTCCATTATAATGTCCCGGATGGAAGCTATGCGACGGACCCTGCAGATCCCTACAATCGGATCATTGAGCTTAAACAGCTAATCTCCGCAATACACAAAATGGGAATGGGTGTCATTATGGATGTGGTATATAATCACGTATACATTCGGGAAGATTCTCCTTTTGAAAAAATAGTGCCGGGCTATTATTTTCGCCATGATGACAATGGTCTTCCCTCAAATGGAACAGGAGTTGGGAACGATATCGCTTCTGAAAGGCTGATGGCTAGAAAATACATCGTAGACTCAGTGCTTTATTGGCTGCAGGAGTATCATCTCGATGGATTTCGTTTCGATTTGATGGGAATCCTTGATATCGAGACCATGGCAGCAGTAAGGAAGGCTGTGGCTGAGATGAAGCCAGATGTTTTGATCATCGGCGAAGGCTGGGATTTGAACACACCTCTCCCAGGCGACAGGAAAGCCAATATTGCCAATCAGGCAAAGCTTCCGGGGATTGGACAATTCAATGACTGGTTCCGGGATTCCATTAAGGGGAGTACCTTTAATACCTACGATAAAGGGTATGCTTTAGGAAATGATCGGTATCTAGAAGCTGCAAAACAGGTGATGGCAGGCAGTATTGGAATCGGCAAGCGGAACGGCTTATTCCTTCAGCCGGCCCAGTCTGTGAATTATATTGAGTCGCATGATAATCATACATTGTGGGATAAGCTGAAAATATGCAATTCCGACCAGGATGAAGCTATTTTGAAAAAACAGCACAGGCTGGCGACATCCATGGTTTTGCTGGCACAGGGAATTCCGTTTTTGCACAGCGGCCAGGAATTCTTCAGGACAAAAAAAGGGATTGGCAACAGCTACAGGTCTCCTGATGAAATAAACTGGCTAGATTGGGACCTTCGTGATGATAACCGGGATAATGTCGACTATATTAAAGGGATCATTGAAATACGGAAATCCAACCAAGCATTCAGGCTCGGGGACAGCGAGGAAATCCGCAGCAAGATGTCATTTTGGCCATTGCCTGCACCGTTGATGGGTTATGAAATAAAAGCAGAACAATGGGAAAAAATCATTGTTCTCATTAACCCCTCAATGGATCAGCAGCTGGTTGAACTTTCGGAAGAGGCAAAATGGAATGTCCTGGCTGACCATGAAAATGCGTCTGCAATGCCATTTCGCCATATAGAAGGAAATAAGGTCCTTCTGGAGCCATGCTCACTGTTTATTGCAGCAAAATAG
- a CDS encoding thioredoxin family protein codes for MKTLESMEQFEALKNDGKHIFLFTAGWCPDCRVIEPVLPEIESKYSEYEFVSVDRDDFIDLCIQLDVYGIPSFIGYENGKELGRFVSKDRKTQTEIENFIEGLA; via the coding sequence ATGAAAACCTTGGAGTCAATGGAACAATTTGAAGCGTTGAAAAATGATGGAAAACATATATTTCTTTTTACGGCTGGCTGGTGCCCGGATTGCCGTGTGATTGAGCCAGTCCTGCCAGAAATCGAAAGCAAATACAGCGAATATGAATTCGTCTCAGTTGACCGGGATGACTTCATCGATTTGTGCATCCAGCTTGATGTCTACGGGATCCCAAGCTTTATTGGATATGAAAATGGCAAAGAGCTTGGACGTTTTGTCAGCAAGGACAGAAAAACGCAGACTGAAATCGAAAACTTCATTGAAGGTCTAGCATAA
- a CDS encoding YtnP family quorum-quenching lactonase: MENLDLRNVKLKWLNGGVTHLDGGAMFGVVPKALWARKYEVNDKNQIQLRTDPILIQAEGKNFLVETGMGNGKLNEKQKRNFGVLEESSLDAELELLGLTAADIDFILMTHMHFDHACGLTKEVNGELSSVFPNAKIITSQIEWDEMRNPNIRSKSTYWKENWQGIEQQVEAFEKEWSYGPIKMVHTGGHSDGHSILLVEDEESTIVHMADIMPTHAHQNPLWVMAYDDYPMDSIFAKEKWLDFGISRDAWFTFYHDALYRAVKFDQEGKITETIERKK, from the coding sequence ATGGAAAACCTGGATTTGCGAAACGTGAAGCTCAAGTGGCTGAATGGCGGGGTAACCCACCTGGATGGCGGCGCGATGTTCGGGGTCGTACCGAAAGCGCTATGGGCTAGAAAATATGAAGTGAATGACAAAAACCAGATACAATTGAGGACCGATCCAATCTTAATCCAGGCAGAGGGAAAGAATTTCCTTGTTGAAACCGGGATGGGAAATGGGAAACTAAATGAAAAACAAAAGCGTAATTTTGGTGTCCTGGAAGAATCAAGTCTTGATGCTGAGCTGGAATTGCTAGGACTAACTGCTGCGGATATTGATTTCATCCTGATGACCCATATGCATTTTGACCATGCCTGTGGATTAACAAAAGAGGTGAATGGTGAACTGTCTTCCGTTTTTCCGAATGCAAAAATCATCACATCACAGATTGAATGGGATGAAATGCGCAATCCTAATATCAGATCCAAAAGTACATACTGGAAAGAAAACTGGCAGGGAATCGAACAACAGGTGGAGGCATTTGAAAAAGAATGGTCATATGGGCCGATTAAGATGGTACATACAGGGGGGCACAGCGATGGCCACTCCATTCTGTTGGTTGAGGATGAAGAGTCGACTATTGTCCATATGGCTGATATCATGCCGACACATGCCCATCAAAATCCGCTCTGGGTAATGGCTTATGACGATTACCCGATGGATTCGATTTTTGCCAAGGAAAAGTGGCTTGACTTTGGAATCAGCAGGGACGCGTGGTTCACATTTTACCATGATGCTTTGTACAGGGCCGTCAAGTTTGACCAGGAAGGAAAAATAACAGAAACAATTGAGCGAAAAAAATAG
- a CDS encoding DUF1444 domain-containing protein: MDSRKMRKELENRLQHPDRTFSYDREKDQLRIENKNTGSGITIALPGIVAKWQDQKEKAIDEVVYYVSEGLNAMESQLELSGKEKKIFPVIRSTSFPSEAEEGVPFLYDDHTAETRIYYALDLGATYRLIDSKLLKKEGWTAGQVRETALFNVRSLSVKLKEDRVADNTFYFLNSNDGYDASRILNTSFLNEMKKKMKGTMAVAVPHQDVLIIADVENNTGYDIMAQMTMSFFASGRVPITALSFLYEDGELEPIFILGKTKKE, translated from the coding sequence GTGGACAGCAGAAAAATGAGGAAAGAGCTTGAGAACCGACTTCAGCATCCTGACAGGACTTTTTCCTATGACCGGGAAAAAGATCAGTTAAGGATTGAAAATAAAAATACAGGAAGCGGCATTACAATCGCTCTTCCTGGAATTGTTGCCAAGTGGCAGGATCAGAAAGAAAAGGCGATTGATGAGGTTGTCTATTATGTGTCAGAGGGCCTGAATGCGATGGAAAGCCAGCTTGAGCTGTCAGGCAAGGAGAAGAAAATCTTTCCTGTGATTCGTTCGACGTCGTTTCCATCAGAAGCGGAAGAAGGAGTCCCTTTTCTCTATGATGATCATACCGCTGAAACAAGGATCTATTATGCTTTGGATTTAGGCGCTACATACAGGCTGATTGATTCGAAGCTTTTGAAAAAAGAAGGATGGACAGCGGGTCAGGTCCGTGAGACGGCTTTGTTCAATGTCCGTTCTCTTTCTGTAAAACTGAAAGAGGACCGTGTCGCAGATAATACCTTCTACTTCCTGAATTCGAATGACGGCTACGATGCAAGCAGGATTCTCAATACAAGCTTCTTGAATGAAATGAAGAAAAAGATGAAGGGGACGATGGCTGTGGCTGTACCCCATCAAGATGTATTAATTATTGCTGATGTAGAAAATAATACAGGCTATGATATAATGGCGCAGATGACAATGAGCTTTTTTGCAAGTGGAAGAGTGCCGATCACAGCCTTAAGTTTCCTATATGAAGATGGAGAATTGGAACCCATCTTCATTTTGGGAAAAACGAAAAAGGAATAA
- a CDS encoding YtzH-like family protein, with protein MPLSHHDQVNLLKDILSNQQTDCCGSVAEYQQLERLIKSLMVNTNVDGNIKSILQDVYHYSQNGINTSDLEHHIQTNRDQLSQWVDDIGQFLMKIK; from the coding sequence GTGCCATTAAGCCACCATGACCAGGTTAATTTATTAAAGGATATATTAAGCAACCAGCAGACTGACTGCTGCGGATCGGTTGCAGAGTACCAACAATTGGAACGCCTGATTAAATCGCTCATGGTCAACACGAATGTTGATGGAAATATCAAATCGATTCTTCAGGATGTTTATCACTATAGCCAGAACGGCATCAATACCTCAGATCTGGAACATCATATCCAAACTAATCGTGATCAGTTATCCCAGTGGGTCGATGATATCGGTCAATTCTTGATGAAAATTAAATAA